From the genome of Oryza glaberrima chromosome 1, OglaRS2, whole genome shotgun sequence:
gcgcgcgcgcggcggcggtcgaaGGCCAGGGCCCCGAAGGCACGGCGTGCAcacggcctcctctcccctccccgatcccgccgctcgctcgcgcgcgcgccgccgggccTAAGGTATgcgctctctctcctctcgtaGCACTGATGAATCCTCGGCGCCATGCATGAGCGGGGGCGTGGGTAGATTGGGGAGATCCAGCCCGACCTGGATTgattcctttctctctcctgtTAACCCATACCAGTTTCGTTCTGATTTGTTTGATTCGTGGTGCGGTAGTGATAGCAATAGCAGTttgttttgaacaaaatttgggGGGTTCAGCTAAACCCCCCACGCCCCACGTTTGATCCGCCCCTATGCTCATCGTGCATTCGATAATGTTGACCGAGTTTATATTGTACAGTTGATTATCCTGCTCTCAGTCCTTGTTTCCTGTCCAGGTTGTCAGGATTTCCTTTCCTCTCTGAAGATGAGTCATAGTTCGGATGAAGATTCGGAAATCAGTGATTCTGAGATCGACGAGTATGCAGACAAGTTTTATGCACGACTGGTGGCAGGGGAATTCAAAGTAAAGGATGGGCAGAGTTACAGCTGCCCATTTTGCAGtggcaagaagaagaaagatttcAACATAAACAATCTTATTCAGCATGCCTCGGGAGTAGGCGCTGCGTCTAATCGGCAGGCTAAAGATAAGGCAACCCATCGTGCCCTTGCCAAGCACTTGAAGAATGGCCTCACTAAGTCGTCAGGACAACAGTCACAGACAGCTGTTGTGGAGCCACAACCGCTTCCAAACAGAGATGAGAAGTTCGTGTGGCCCTGGATGGGTGTTCTAGTTAATGTGCCTACCGAATGGAAGGATGGGCGCCAAATTGGACGAAGTGGAAATCATTTGAAGGAGCAACTATCACGCTTTTGCCCACTTAAGATCATTCCATTATGGAATTTTAGAGGTCATTCAGGGAATGCTATTGTTGAGTTTGGAAAAGATTGGCATGGCTTCAGAAATGCGCTTGCCTTTGAAGATTACTTTGGGAAAGAAGGATATGGTAAGAGGGACTGGAAGGAGAAACAGAATCAAGGGTCAAACCTCTTTGGATGGGTTGCAAGAGCTGAAGATCACACTTCTCCAGGGCTAATAGGCGACCATTTAAGAAAAAATGGTGACCTGAAGACTATCAATGATCTTGAGAATGAAGGAGCACGTAAAACTGACAAACTTGTAGCTAATTTAGCAAACCAAATTGAGGTAAAGAACAGGCATTTGCAAGAACTTGAAGTTACATACAATGAAAGAACTACATCACTTGAGAAGATGATGGGGCAAAGGGAACAGCTTCTCCAGAAATATAATGAAGGTTTGTGTTTTCATTAAGGTCTATTTGTCAGGATGCATGTATTTCGATCACCCTCTTTTttagagagggggagagagtttATCACCCTTAACTGAATTTTCATTTATTAATTGATCGATTAAACTTAACTGCTATCAGAAATTCGCAAGATGCAGCAGCTAGCTCAGAGACATTCTCAGAAGATAATCGATGAGAATCAAAAGCTGCGTTCTGAACTGGAGTCCAAGATGAGTGAACTTAATACGAGATCCAAGGAGCTTGATGAGATTGCTGCAAAAAGTGATTATGACCGAAGGATCATTGATCAAGAGAAGCAGAAGGTGTGTGTTGTTGCATTTGCTTTTTCTCTCTTAAGAAGGGGGATAATTCATTTGTGGTTGCCCTATTTTGGTGGCAAATTGtgtatattatttattttctgttGCCATCTGCCTACTACTAGTGATCTTTCAGTATATGCTTTGGTTTTTGCATTTCATGTACTGTGCTGCAGATGGTTAGGCCTTGTTTTTCATAATTATCATGCAACTTATGCAAAGTTTTTATCGCTTGAACTCAGAATGCTATCAAATCAAGCCATCTTAAGTTGGCAACGTTGGAACAAGAGAGAGCTGATGAAAATGTGCTGAAGCTTGTAAGAGAACATAAGGTGTGTAGCAATCTCCTTTGTCCATTGTATTGTATGATACTTTAGTTCCCATACAATATCCTTCATATGGAAGTCTTATTGTATGGAAAttgcagagagagaaagaagctgctgtaaagaaaattttgaagttaGAACAGCAGGTGGATGCAAAACAAAAGCTTGAATTAGATATACAGCAGTTAAAGGGCAAATTGGAAGTGATGAAGCATATGCCAGGGGATGAAGATTCagcattgaaaaataaaattgatgaaTTGAGTGAGGAGCTGCAAGAAAAGATGGATGAACTAGATGCTATGGAGTCACTTAACCAAACTTTGGttattaaagaaagaaaaagcaatACTGAAATGCAAGATGCCAGGAAGGAGCTTGAAAATGTATGTTACCTTTTAAGTTGAACAAACTGGATAGTGTTTTCTGTTTTAGGCTGTTTCAATGATGAGATCGATGTGTTTGGTGCTATTTCAGATTTGATGGTCATTTAATCATTCACCTATTGCATGTTCCACAGGGCTTACTTGATCTCTTAGATGGTCAATCACATATAGGAATAAAGAGAATGGGCGAGCTTGATCTGGAAGCATTTTCAAAAGCATGCAGAAAGATGTCATCGGAAGAGGATGCAGAGATTACTGCTGCCATTCTTTGTTCAAAGTGGCAAGCTGAAATTAAAAATCCTGATTGGCACCCTTTTAGGTTTGTCTTGGTTGATGGGCAGGAGAAGGTATGAATCTTTATTTGTGAAAATACTGCTTGTGCACATTTCCGCGGTTCCATAGTTTATAATTTTTAAGAATCGCTAGTATGGTACtttgtttttaactaaacaaTCAGATCTCTCTCACACATATATAGATTTTGTTATTTTAGAGTGGCATATTAATGATTTTGTGTTTTATAGTGGTGTTTTgatattgaaatatatatatatatatatatatata
Proteins encoded in this window:
- the LOC127784991 gene encoding protein INVOLVED IN DE NOVO 2-like, with the translated sequence MSHSSDEDSEISDSEIDEYADKFYARLVAGEFKVKDGQSYSCPFCSGKKKKDFNINNLIQHASGVGAASNRQAKDKATHRALAKHLKNGLTKSSGQQSQTAVVEPQPLPNRDEKFVWPWMGVLVNVPTEWKDGRQIGRSGNHLKEQLSRFCPLKIIPLWNFRGHSGNAIVEFGKDWHGFRNALAFEDYFGKEGYGKRDWKEKQNQGSNLFGWVARAEDHTSPGLIGDHLRKNGDLKTINDLENEGARKTDKLVANLANQIEVKNRHLQELEVTYNERTTSLEKMMGQREQLLQKYNEEIRKMQQLAQRHSQKIIDENQKLRSELESKMSELNTRSKELDEIAAKSDYDRRIIDQEKQKNAIKSSHLKLATLEQERADENVLKLVREHKREKEAAVKKILKLEQQVDAKQKLELDIQQLKGKLEVMKHMPGDEDSALKNKIDELSEELQEKMDELDAMESLNQTLVIKERKSNTEMQDARKELENGLLDLLDGQSHIGIKRMGELDLEAFSKACRKMSSEEDAEITAAILCSKWQAEIKNPDWHPFRFVLVDGQEKEIIEDDAKLQELKEEHGEDIYRLVRDALCEINEYNPSGRFPVGELWNFKDKRKATLKETVQFVLRQWRANRRKR